The Rhizobium leguminosarum genome includes a region encoding these proteins:
- a CDS encoding alpha/beta hydrolase: protein MIGKRRAPRAALTGLLMATMVLSGCGGRPVGVMQAAGTVPPGTSKVDLLVATTRAADDNPAVLFSGERGTGLAVNAVDVSIPPEANRKAGQVQWPSRLPADPLRDFVTVSVDPLEGERAGETWLKTHMPKSRRVLVFVHGFNNRYEDAVYRFAQIVHDSHADVAPVVFTWPSRGSIFDYNYDKESTNYSRDALEELLTRTAANPAVSDITIMAHSMGTWLTVEALRQMAIRKGHVAPKINNVILASPDLDVDVFGRQFASLGKERPHFTIFVSQDDRALALSRRISGNVDRLGQIDPSVEPYRSKLEAAGITVLDLTKLKGGDRLNHGKFAESPEVVKLIGDRLIAGQTITDSNVGLGEAVGAVAMGAAQTAGSAVSVAVSTPIAIFDPRTRRNYDAQLKRLGQSMNNTVGSVGDSVGAGLPASQ, encoded by the coding sequence ATGATCGGCAAAAGACGCGCCCCGCGCGCGGCCCTGACAGGTCTTCTGATGGCAACGATGGTGCTTTCCGGCTGCGGCGGCAGGCCGGTCGGTGTCATGCAGGCGGCCGGCACCGTGCCGCCCGGCACCTCCAAGGTCGACCTGCTCGTCGCGACGACGCGTGCCGCCGACGACAATCCTGCCGTGCTTTTCTCCGGCGAACGCGGCACAGGGCTCGCCGTCAATGCCGTCGATGTCTCGATCCCGCCGGAAGCCAATCGCAAGGCCGGCCAGGTGCAATGGCCAAGCCGCCTGCCGGCCGATCCGCTGCGCGATTTCGTCACCGTCTCCGTCGATCCGCTGGAAGGCGAGCGGGCCGGCGAGACCTGGCTGAAGACCCACATGCCGAAGAGCCGCCGGGTACTGGTCTTCGTCCACGGCTTCAACAATCGTTATGAGGATGCCGTCTACCGCTTCGCGCAGATCGTCCACGATTCACATGCCGACGTTGCCCCCGTGGTCTTCACCTGGCCGTCGCGCGGCAGCATCTTCGATTATAATTACGACAAGGAAAGCACCAACTATTCCCGCGATGCGCTGGAGGAACTGCTGACCCGCACCGCCGCCAATCCGGCTGTCAGCGACATCACCATCATGGCGCATTCGATGGGCACCTGGCTGACCGTCGAAGCGCTCAGGCAGATGGCGATCCGCAAAGGTCATGTCGCACCGAAGATCAACAATGTCATCCTTGCCTCGCCGGATCTCGATGTCGATGTCTTCGGCCGCCAGTTCGCGAGCCTCGGCAAGGAAAGGCCGCACTTCACCATATTCGTCTCGCAGGACGATCGGGCTCTGGCGCTGTCGCGGCGCATCTCCGGCAATGTCGACCGGCTCGGCCAGATCGATCCTTCCGTCGAACCCTATCGCAGCAAGCTCGAGGCGGCCGGCATCACCGTACTCGACCTCACCAAGCTCAAGGGCGGCGACCGGCTGAACCACGGCAAGTTCGCCGAAAGCCCTGAAGTGGTGAAGCTGATCGGCGACCGGCTGATTGCCGGCCAGACGATCACCGATTCCAATGTCGGCCTCGGTGAGGCCGTCGGCGCCGTTGCGATGGGCGCTGCCCAGACCGCCGGCAGTGCCGTCAGTGTTGCCGTCAGCACGCCGATAGCGATCTTCGATCCGCGGACCCGGCGCAACTACGACGCCCAGCTGAAGCGTCTCGGCCAGTCGATGAACAATACCGTCGGTTCGGTCGGCGACAGCGTCGGCGCCGGCCTGCCGGCAAGCCAGTAA